In a genomic window of Alteromonas gilva:
- a CDS encoding sigma 54-interacting transcriptional regulator, whose product MSDEVKRSSHILLVDDDQSLLRLMTIRLQSEGFEVTAAENGKEALKKIHGGNFDLVLSDLRMPGLDGLSLFEEIMTVRSDIPVILMTAHGTIADAVEATQRGVFGFLTKPVEHDKLRDLLSRALQHSKAAEPGEWCKEIITRSPEMLQVLDQAFRIARREVSVLVTGASGTGKELLANAIHRASDRAEAPFVAINCGALPENLLESELFGHVKGAFTGAVQANQGLFREAHGGTLFLDEIGDMPMTLQVKLLRALQERQVRPVGSSKSVDIDVRVISATHKDLHKEMEAGNFREDLFYRLNVVNLKLPALKGRSEDIPLLARDLLKQSAQRHAVDVTQFSEDAMQLLVKSDWPGNVRQLVNVVEQCVALTQTPVVPLHLVEQALSATRQSWPTLTEARDAFEQKYLFKLLKMTDGNVTRAAELAGRNRTDMHKLMKKHNLAADDFR is encoded by the coding sequence GTGAGCGATGAAGTAAAAAGATCATCACATATTTTATTGGTTGATGATGATCAAAGCCTGCTGCGCCTCATGACAATTCGTCTGCAAAGCGAAGGATTTGAAGTCACGGCGGCTGAAAATGGTAAAGAGGCGCTCAAAAAGATACATGGCGGTAACTTCGACCTGGTGTTAAGCGACCTGCGTATGCCGGGTCTTGATGGCTTAAGCCTGTTTGAGGAGATCATGACGGTGCGATCGGATATTCCGGTCATACTCATGACCGCGCATGGCACTATTGCCGACGCCGTTGAAGCCACACAGCGCGGTGTTTTTGGCTTTTTAACCAAGCCGGTGGAGCACGACAAGCTGCGTGATCTGCTCAGCCGCGCGTTACAGCATTCAAAAGCGGCCGAACCCGGCGAATGGTGTAAAGAAATCATCACCCGCTCGCCAGAGATGCTCCAAGTGTTGGATCAGGCTTTCCGCATTGCCAGACGCGAAGTGAGCGTGCTGGTAACCGGTGCCAGTGGGACCGGTAAAGAGCTCCTCGCTAACGCCATACACCGGGCCAGCGATCGTGCTGAAGCCCCCTTTGTGGCCATTAATTGTGGTGCGCTGCCCGAAAACCTGCTGGAATCTGAATTGTTTGGTCATGTAAAAGGGGCTTTTACCGGCGCCGTGCAAGCCAATCAGGGGTTATTTCGCGAAGCCCATGGTGGTACGTTGTTTCTTGACGAAATTGGCGATATGCCGATGACATTGCAAGTGAAATTGCTCCGCGCACTGCAAGAGCGTCAGGTGCGTCCGGTGGGCAGCAGTAAATCCGTCGACATTGATGTGCGGGTGATTTCGGCGACTCATAAAGATCTGCACAAAGAAATGGAAGCGGGGAATTTTCGGGAAGATCTGTTTTACCGTTTAAATGTTGTCAATTTAAAGCTGCCGGCTCTGAAAGGGCGCAGTGAAGATATTCCGCTGTTAGCCAGAGATTTACTCAAGCAAAGTGCACAGCGCCATGCTGTTGATGTCACGCAGTTTTCTGAAGATGCAATGCAGCTGCTGGTAAAAAGTGACTGGCCTGGCAATGTGCGTCAACTGGTGAATGTGGTTGAACAATGTGTGGCCCTCACTCAAACGCCGGTGGTGCCGCTGCATTTGGTTGAACAGGCATTATCGGCCACCCGGCAAAGCTGGCCCACGCTCACAGAAGCGCGTGATGCCTTTGAGCAAAAGTATCTGTTTAAGCTACTTAAAATGACCGATGGTAATGTGACCCGCGCGGCGGAGCTTGCCGGTCGTAACCGGACCGACATGCATAAACTCATGAAAAAGCATAATCTGGCGGCTGACGACTTTCGGTAG
- a CDS encoding sensor histidine kinase, with translation MSNYQRYAMLASRLIESGSLLRLGSLRQLILGSFFVALVPLAALLWKSHSDLTKVSRTTIDASQQIAGIVSKVQQLESASVMLERSLRQYLVLRNSQAANLVDTALTRFSERHTTLCKVSSQLVGCDTLSPTIMALADYSSLTTVDELNPRLNNMRQAMMSVQESVDEAIAERLSVQLADVTTMQAQQGWLSALLVSVSLVLILLGSQLVINPVRKLKLVIRMLARQQGRLPPLSTRAPKELVGVEKDLHWLGERLAQLENIRTALLRHAAHELKTPLASIKEGCALLSDGTVGRLTAPQKEVMSLLASSTSRLNTLIEKLLDYNILLQQARASFTPINVARMVEQSIEDYQLALQQHEVDVRVNVDIIMADAELLRRILDNLLSNAVAHGAVNKAIYIRVAQHADAVHIDVANHGNTISEDEIEHLFEPFVRGEGVRNDNVIGTGLGLSIVADCARIMHGGVSVINVDYADVCFRVVIPQQEV, from the coding sequence TTGTCGAACTATCAGCGCTATGCGATGCTTGCATCAAGGTTAATTGAGAGTGGTTCGCTTTTGCGTTTAGGTTCGTTACGTCAGCTTATTTTAGGCAGCTTTTTTGTCGCATTGGTGCCACTGGCGGCCTTATTGTGGAAAAGTCATAGCGATTTAACCAAAGTCAGTCGCACGACCATCGATGCGTCCCAACAAATAGCGGGGATCGTTTCCAAGGTGCAACAACTTGAGAGCGCCAGCGTGATGCTTGAACGTTCGTTGCGGCAATACCTGGTGTTAAGGAATAGCCAGGCAGCCAACTTAGTTGATACCGCTTTAACGCGTTTCAGTGAGCGCCACACAACCTTGTGCAAGGTGTCATCGCAGTTGGTGGGCTGTGACACCCTATCGCCCACTATAATGGCGCTCGCCGATTACTCCTCTCTTACCACTGTTGATGAGCTTAATCCGCGACTCAATAACATGCGTCAGGCCATGATGTCAGTTCAGGAGAGTGTGGATGAGGCTATTGCAGAGCGTTTATCGGTACAATTAGCCGACGTGACAACCATGCAGGCACAGCAAGGCTGGCTGAGTGCGCTGTTAGTCTCCGTCTCATTAGTGCTCATTTTACTGGGTAGTCAGTTAGTGATTAATCCGGTGCGGAAACTCAAGTTAGTGATCCGCATGCTGGCTCGCCAGCAAGGGCGCTTGCCGCCACTATCAACCCGGGCTCCCAAAGAATTGGTCGGCGTTGAAAAAGACTTACACTGGCTGGGCGAACGCCTGGCCCAGTTAGAAAATATTCGCACCGCGTTATTGCGTCATGCCGCCCACGAATTAAAAACCCCGCTGGCCAGTATTAAAGAAGGGTGCGCACTGCTCAGCGATGGTACCGTAGGCAGATTAACGGCGCCGCAAAAAGAAGTGATGAGTCTGCTTGCCAGCAGCACCAGTCGCCTTAATACGCTGATAGAGAAGCTGCTTGATTATAATATTTTGCTGCAGCAGGCACGGGCAAGTTTTACGCCGATTAACGTCGCCCGTATGGTCGAACAAAGTATTGAGGATTATCAGCTTGCGCTGCAGCAGCATGAGGTCGATGTGCGCGTCAATGTGGATATTATTATGGCCGATGCAGAGCTGTTACGCCGTATCTTAGATAATTTACTGTCGAATGCAGTTGCACACGGGGCCGTGAATAAAGCCATTTATATCCGGGTTGCCCAACATGCAGATGCGGTACATATTGATGTGGCGAACCATGGCAATACAATATCAGAGGACGAAATCGAGCATTTATTTGAACCCTTTGTAAGGGGCGAAGGGGTGCGCAATGACAATGTCATTGGTACGGGGTTAGGGTTATCCATAGTGGCAGATTGCGCCAGAATAATGCACGGTGGGGTGAGTGTCATCAATGTGGATTACGCAGATGTTTGTTTTCGGGTCGTGATCCCTCAACAGGAAGTTTAG
- a CDS encoding tellurite resistance TerB family protein has protein sequence MLKSIVAMIKGSPSEPPNPHQLEIATAALFAEVVKADNQADERELSALKQIINEHFELSDEELENVVSVADARSDEAVDLVQFTQALNEGMSAENKEKIMLGLWQVAYADSTLDPHEEHLIRKIADLLYIPHSRFIKTKLTAQSKP, from the coding sequence ATGCTTAAATCGATTGTCGCAATGATCAAAGGCTCACCCTCAGAGCCGCCTAATCCCCATCAACTTGAAATAGCCACCGCGGCATTGTTCGCGGAGGTCGTAAAAGCGGATAATCAGGCCGATGAGCGGGAATTGTCTGCGCTGAAGCAAATTATTAATGAACATTTTGAGCTTTCTGACGAAGAGCTGGAAAATGTGGTAAGTGTTGCTGATGCGCGCTCCGATGAAGCCGTTGATCTGGTTCAGTTTACGCAAGCCCTGAACGAAGGCATGAGCGCAGAGAACAAGGAAAAAATAATGTTGGGGCTGTGGCAGGTAGCTTATGCCGATAGCACTTTGGATCCTCACGAAGAGCACCTTATTCGTAAAATTGCCGACTTGCTGTACATCCCGCACAGTCGCTTTATCAAAACTAAATTAACAGCACAGTCCAAACCGTAA
- a CDS encoding fused response regulator/phosphatase has translation MLKVLIVDDEEINRIMLTEILREAGYTDCVEAENGVQAIEKARDCKPDIVLLDVIMPGMSGLEVAPLLKAMSPECHMPVLFITSLDDEQSLVNCLECGGDDFIAKPFEKIILYAKLAAHARSRRLSLEIQDKNRSLTYFQQEVERNHRIVEHIFDNALAHRGVEKSYFDLYTQPTTQFNGDLFLCEQSPSGGTYLFVGDFTSHGLASAIGAIPVAQAFTSMTKRGMAVQEIASRLNALLYSLLPADMFCVAAIIEISRDGKQFIIWSGGLPRMAVKTADSLLRYTIDAQHMPLGILSDDEFEQTTQVFQAQEGDTLLVYTDGLMECQHPTHGLLGEEGVEAWFVGGQNVTSAALVAKAIEYTGGLAPDDDLTVVQFCCRPFEFDASGDKTIGGVPFTLSFHLQAEQIKQSKLIDHLMGIVNSVPGLAVIRSEIFTVLTELTNNAIEHGLLGLSSTMKAEPEGFIEYYELRAQRLANLTTGDIWIDISYPAHPGAPAQTKQSSVPPQPYQLLEIAVRDNGPGFSETTVKNAEDEAYGRGLALIRELCQQVDIADGGNKVRVLLKV, from the coding sequence ATGCTAAAAGTGCTAATTGTAGATGATGAAGAAATCAATCGGATCATGCTCACTGAAATACTCAGAGAGGCTGGTTATACCGATTGTGTAGAAGCTGAAAATGGTGTGCAAGCCATCGAAAAAGCACGAGACTGCAAACCCGATATCGTATTACTCGATGTTATTATGCCGGGAATGTCAGGGCTTGAGGTGGCACCATTGCTCAAGGCTATGTCACCGGAGTGTCATATGCCAGTGCTGTTTATTACCAGTCTCGACGATGAGCAGAGTCTGGTGAATTGCCTGGAGTGTGGTGGCGACGACTTTATTGCGAAGCCGTTCGAAAAAATCATTCTTTATGCTAAGTTAGCGGCGCACGCCCGTTCCCGACGGCTTAGCTTAGAAATACAAGATAAAAACCGTTCACTGACCTATTTTCAGCAGGAAGTCGAGCGCAACCATCGTATTGTTGAGCATATTTTTGATAACGCGCTGGCGCATCGTGGCGTCGAAAAAAGCTACTTCGATCTCTATACCCAACCTACCACCCAGTTTAATGGTGATTTGTTCCTTTGCGAACAAAGCCCCTCTGGTGGGACTTATTTGTTTGTGGGGGATTTTACCAGTCACGGGCTGGCCTCAGCGATTGGCGCGATCCCGGTTGCGCAGGCATTTACATCAATGACGAAGCGCGGTATGGCGGTACAAGAAATTGCCTCCCGGCTAAATGCGTTACTCTATTCGTTATTACCCGCCGACATGTTTTGCGTTGCCGCGATTATAGAGATAAGCCGGGATGGCAAGCAATTTATTATCTGGAGTGGAGGTTTGCCGCGCATGGCGGTCAAAACAGCCGATAGCCTGTTGCGATACACTATTGACGCGCAGCATATGCCTCTGGGTATCTTATCGGACGATGAATTCGAACAAACCACACAGGTTTTTCAGGCTCAGGAAGGTGATACGTTGTTAGTCTATACCGATGGCCTGATGGAATGTCAGCATCCCACTCATGGTTTGCTGGGCGAGGAGGGGGTTGAGGCGTGGTTTGTCGGCGGGCAAAATGTTACTTCAGCGGCATTAGTCGCAAAAGCGATTGAGTATACTGGTGGTCTGGCACCCGATGACGACTTAACCGTTGTGCAATTTTGCTGTCGGCCATTTGAGTTTGACGCCTCCGGAGATAAAACCATCGGGGGGGTGCCGTTCACGCTGTCGTTTCATTTGCAGGCAGAGCAAATCAAACAGTCAAAATTGATCGATCATCTCATGGGGATCGTAAATAGTGTGCCGGGGCTGGCAGTGATCAGGTCCGAAATATTCACGGTGTTAACGGAACTCACCAACAACGCTATTGAGCATGGGTTGCTTGGTTTAAGTTCTACAATGAAAGCAGAGCCGGAAGGCTTTATAGAGTACTATGAGTTGCGGGCGCAGCGCTTAGCGAATTTAACCACGGGCGATATTTGGATAGACATTAGCTATCCGGCTCACCCCGGTGCACCAGCGCAAACCAAACAATCATCAGTACCGCCACAGCCGTATCAGTTGCTCGAAATTGCCGTGCGTGACAACGGTCCCGGATTTAGCGAGACTACCGTAAAAAACGCTGAAGATGAGGCTTATGGACGTGGTTTGGCACTAATCCGTGAGTTGTGCCAACAGGTCGACATTGCTGACGGCGGTAACAAAGTCAGGGTGCTGTTGAAAGTTTAA
- a CDS encoding STAS domain-containing protein, protein MTINTEVTNKTLVIQVGDKFDFSLVDKFRLAYEDMPAEISQIDVDLAATQYMDSSALGMLLNMQKVLAGRKLTYRIINSQPQIGRILEISRFNKKFVIE, encoded by the coding sequence ATGACGATTAATACCGAAGTCACAAACAAAACACTGGTCATCCAGGTGGGTGATAAGTTTGATTTTTCCTTAGTGGATAAATTCCGCCTTGCTTACGAAGACATGCCTGCTGAAATATCCCAGATTGATGTGGACTTGGCGGCCACCCAATACATGGATAGCTCAGCCCTGGGGATGTTGCTTAATATGCAAAAAGTGCTGGCGGGACGCAAATTAACTTACCGTATTATTAACAGCCAGCCGCAAATTGGGCGAATTCTCGAGATATCACGCTTTAATAAAAAGTTTGTTATTGAATAA
- a CDS encoding stress response translation initiation inhibitor YciH (involved in start site selection during the initiation of translation), which yields MQNSRIVYSSETGRVEHKQQQQDTRSVNKDGIARILRETKGRKGKGVSIITGLDQSNDQLKGLCTTLKKKCGCGGAVKQGTIELQTDLRDKIQQLLAEQGIKSKVAGG from the coding sequence ATGCAAAATTCGAGAATTGTTTACAGTAGTGAGACAGGTAGAGTCGAGCATAAACAACAACAACAGGACACCCGCTCGGTCAACAAAGATGGTATTGCCCGAATTTTACGCGAAACCAAAGGTCGCAAAGGTAAAGGTGTGTCTATCATTACCGGACTCGACCAATCAAATGATCAACTCAAAGGATTGTGCACTACACTTAAAAAGAAATGCGGCTGTGGTGGTGCGGTAAAACAAGGCACAATAGAACTACAAACCGATTTGCGTGATAAGATTCAGCAATTGCTTGCTGAACAGGGCATTAAGTCAAAAGTGGCTGGTGGTTAA
- a CDS encoding response regulator → MEHLSISDLNILLIEPSDTQRKIISGMLTNENVKQIDTAANVSEAKSLVELHGADLIVSAMYFEDGTAIDVLKFTKEHDSFKHIPFMLVSSESRTTKLEEFKQAGVAAILPKPFETLHLQRALNASLDLLNTDELELDLFDVHEVRVLLVDDSKLARNHIRRVLEGMGLQKIKEAENGAMALTLIKDEAFDLVVTDYNMPEMDGRELSEFIRFNPETSHIPIIMVTSEASNSLHMANIQQTGVNALCDKPFEPNEVRTMLAALLSN, encoded by the coding sequence ATGGAACACTTATCAATCTCAGACCTCAATATTCTGCTGATAGAGCCGTCAGATACTCAGCGAAAAATTATTAGTGGTATGTTGACCAATGAAAACGTCAAACAAATAGATACCGCCGCCAATGTTAGCGAGGCGAAAAGTCTGGTTGAGTTACACGGCGCTGACCTCATTGTAAGTGCGATGTATTTTGAGGACGGTACCGCGATTGACGTACTCAAGTTTACCAAAGAGCATGACTCTTTTAAGCACATCCCGTTTATGCTGGTATCGAGTGAAAGCCGCACCACCAAGCTTGAAGAATTTAAACAGGCCGGCGTAGCCGCCATACTGCCCAAACCTTTTGAAACCCTCCATTTGCAACGTGCCTTAAATGCCAGCCTGGATCTGTTAAATACTGATGAGTTAGAACTGGATCTATTTGATGTGCATGAAGTCAGAGTACTGTTAGTTGATGACAGTAAACTGGCCAGAAATCACATCAGACGAGTCCTTGAAGGAATGGGATTACAAAAAATCAAAGAAGCTGAAAACGGCGCTATGGCGCTTACCCTCATTAAAGATGAAGCCTTTGATTTAGTGGTCACCGACTACAATATGCCTGAAATGGACGGTCGTGAGCTGTCTGAGTTTATCCGTTTTAATCCTGAAACCTCGCATATCCCGATTATTATGGTTACCTCAGAGGCCTCTAACAGCCTGCATATGGCCAATATTCAACAAACCGGGGTTAATGCGCTCTGCGACAAACCCTTTGAACCCAACGAAGTGAGAACCATGCTGGCGGCATTGCTGAGCAACTGA
- the pheA gene encoding prephenate dehydratase: protein MSTPELDTIRERITALDSELLRLLSERRGLTNQVAETKIKHHIPVRDQQREEQLLIRLIKEGQKQNLDAHYITQIFHVIIEDSVLNQQAMLAARANPGSALPLNRVAFLGDRGSYSYLATQKYFSRRPGDLLELGCQSFREVVSKVETNEADYAVLPVENTTSGSINEVYDQLQNTELSIIGELTHPIKHSLLVAKETSLSNIKTLYAHPQVFTQCSHFLAELGNVEVKTMDATSSAMLKVSELNRDDVAAIGSEAGGNLYGLIAIKSNLANQKENHSRFIVVAKQPVNVPLQVPAKTTFVMSTVQKAGALVEALLVLKANNINMTKLESRPIPGNPWEELFYIDVEGNTQDGPVQSAMAELKRITRYLKVLGCYPSEEINPTKVAASKALTAE from the coding sequence ATGTCTACCCCTGAATTAGATACCATTAGAGAACGTATTACTGCACTTGATAGTGAGTTGTTACGCCTGTTGTCAGAGCGTCGAGGCCTGACAAATCAGGTAGCCGAAACCAAAATTAAGCATCACATTCCGGTACGCGACCAACAACGCGAAGAGCAACTGTTAATACGCCTGATCAAAGAAGGTCAGAAACAGAATCTTGATGCCCACTATATAACGCAAATCTTTCACGTCATTATTGAAGACTCGGTGCTGAACCAGCAAGCTATGCTGGCGGCACGGGCGAATCCGGGCAGCGCTTTACCCCTTAACAGAGTGGCGTTTTTGGGTGACCGCGGTTCATACAGCTATTTAGCCACACAAAAATATTTCTCGCGTCGGCCAGGCGATTTGTTAGAACTGGGTTGTCAAAGTTTCCGTGAGGTGGTGAGTAAGGTAGAAACCAATGAAGCAGATTACGCTGTCCTGCCCGTTGAAAATACCACCTCAGGCAGCATCAACGAAGTGTACGACCAGCTGCAAAACACCGAACTGAGTATTATTGGTGAACTAACGCATCCTATTAAGCACTCATTACTGGTAGCTAAAGAGACGTCCCTGAGCAATATTAAAACGCTTTATGCACATCCGCAGGTGTTTACCCAGTGCAGCCATTTTCTCGCCGAACTGGGCAATGTAGAAGTTAAAACAATGGACGCAACGTCGTCAGCGATGCTCAAAGTAAGCGAACTCAATCGTGATGATGTTGCCGCAATAGGCAGTGAAGCCGGTGGTAACCTGTATGGTTTGATCGCTATAAAATCGAATCTGGCTAACCAAAAAGAAAACCATAGCCGCTTTATTGTGGTGGCTAAACAGCCGGTGAACGTGCCCTTGCAGGTGCCCGCCAAAACAACCTTTGTGATGTCTACCGTGCAAAAAGCCGGTGCCTTAGTTGAAGCACTGCTGGTACTTAAAGCCAATAATATTAACATGACCAAGCTGGAATCAAGACCAATCCCCGGCAACCCATGGGAAGAGTTATTTTATATTGATGTTGAAGGCAATACCCAGGACGGTCCGGTGCAAAGCGCGATGGCGGAACTCAAACGCATTACCCGCTATCTCAAAGTGTTGGGCTGTTATCCCAGCGAAGAAATTAATCCCACCAAAGTGGCGGCCTCTAAAGCGCTCACTGCAGAATAA
- a CDS encoding methyl-accepting chemotaxis protein, with amino-acid sequence MTLKLRLLVTIIPLVLTAILVIAAVSLQLGVVESTDALTQAASDKLKIENKQTSEAIERYVQTIESQVRSVSSQSYVNQAADAFIGAFNRYSAQRQSLSSAQQSELSAYYTDDFSALFEARNNTRLNNPGGLVDGLSANAKALQFDFIAGSDFAIGEKDGLYSLANDTDYARYHEQYHEYFRAFLKEFEYYDIFIVDADTGNIVYSVFKELDFATSISTGPYANTGIGEAFKKAINSSSTDDVYVSSLASYLPSYNAMAGFIASPIESQSGQVEAVLIFQMPLNVISQIMTHGQQWQQAGLGESGETYIVSPQGTLVTESRFFLEDPAQYNAVFAKASPSIARQIQQAGTSVGIQPVTTAAARKALAGESGFERVTDYRGVEVFSAYSTVQIGEYRYAALAEIDVEEALRPATVLKNKLLTGTLIATAAIAAAAVLLAIWLANRLVKPLNDVGDACEALASGEGDLTIQLKPSRIPEINRIIEPFNVFIDQVRTIVSQVKVDAASLASAAEELSAVTQQGEQNAVHQNEQMQIVDDAIKRLSVSVEEVANSTAMSRDHGDQANISLSENKERADYVADNIQLLVKLIQDSSKVISALKDEVGQITSLLDVINSIADQTNLLALNAAIEAARAGEAGRGFSVVADEVRALASRSQQSTEEIGQLIEKMNRSSAESVLAMEKAEAAASGGIHLVELVTTAMRELSETIDQVQNMANLVSAATNEQESTSKVVLGSVNTVNSLSSELRTGASQISSAAHELANIASNTQVMVDRFKV; translated from the coding sequence ATGACGCTGAAGTTACGATTACTAGTCACTATCATTCCACTTGTTTTAACCGCGATACTGGTCATCGCGGCCGTGTCGTTGCAGTTAGGGGTTGTCGAGTCAACCGATGCGCTAACCCAGGCGGCGTCAGATAAGTTAAAGATAGAAAATAAACAAACCTCTGAGGCCATTGAACGTTACGTTCAAACCATCGAAAGTCAGGTGAGGTCAGTTTCTTCACAAAGTTATGTGAATCAGGCTGCTGACGCCTTTATTGGCGCCTTCAACCGCTATTCAGCGCAACGGCAAAGTCTCAGCAGCGCGCAACAAAGTGAGCTGTCTGCTTATTATACCGATGATTTTTCGGCGCTTTTTGAAGCGCGAAATAACACCCGGTTAAACAATCCGGGTGGACTGGTTGATGGCCTGTCGGCGAATGCTAAGGCGCTGCAATTTGATTTTATTGCCGGCTCTGATTTTGCCATTGGCGAAAAAGACGGCCTGTATAGTCTGGCCAACGATACCGACTATGCCCGCTACCATGAGCAGTATCACGAGTATTTCAGAGCGTTTCTTAAAGAATTTGAGTACTACGATATTTTCATCGTCGACGCTGACACCGGCAACATTGTGTACTCAGTGTTTAAAGAACTCGATTTTGCCACCAGCATTTCAACTGGTCCCTATGCAAATACAGGTATTGGTGAAGCGTTTAAAAAGGCCATTAACAGTAGCAGCACGGATGACGTCTATGTTAGTTCGTTAGCCAGCTATTTGCCTTCGTACAATGCAATGGCAGGTTTTATTGCCTCACCTATCGAGAGCCAGTCCGGGCAGGTTGAAGCAGTATTGATTTTTCAGATGCCGTTAAATGTTATCAGTCAAATCATGACGCACGGCCAGCAATGGCAGCAGGCCGGTCTGGGAGAATCAGGAGAAACCTATATCGTTTCACCTCAGGGAACCCTGGTGACCGAGAGCCGTTTCTTTTTAGAGGACCCAGCGCAATATAATGCCGTGTTTGCGAAAGCGTCACCGTCAATCGCGCGGCAAATACAACAGGCGGGCACCTCTGTTGGTATTCAGCCGGTGACCACCGCGGCAGCGCGAAAAGCCCTGGCTGGTGAAAGTGGCTTTGAACGTGTTACCGACTACCGTGGTGTAGAGGTGTTTTCTGCCTATTCAACGGTGCAGATTGGTGAGTACCGCTATGCCGCACTTGCCGAAATTGACGTTGAAGAAGCGTTGCGGCCGGCAACAGTGTTAAAAAATAAATTGCTGACCGGTACATTGATTGCCACTGCTGCGATTGCGGCGGCGGCAGTCCTGCTTGCAATATGGCTGGCCAACCGCCTGGTTAAACCGTTAAACGATGTTGGTGATGCATGTGAAGCGCTAGCCTCTGGTGAGGGTGACCTGACCATTCAGCTCAAACCATCCCGTATTCCGGAAATAAACCGTATCATTGAGCCCTTTAATGTTTTTATTGATCAGGTAAGAACCATTGTTTCCCAGGTGAAAGTGGATGCTGCGTCCCTGGCCTCCGCAGCAGAAGAGCTTAGCGCGGTGACTCAGCAGGGGGAGCAAAATGCGGTGCATCAGAATGAACAAATGCAAATTGTTGATGATGCAATAAAACGCCTGTCGGTATCGGTTGAGGAAGTGGCGAACTCCACGGCGATGAGCCGCGATCACGGCGATCAGGCCAATATCAGTTTAAGTGAAAACAAGGAACGGGCAGACTATGTTGCCGATAATATTCAGTTGCTGGTTAAACTCATTCAGGATTCATCAAAAGTTATTAGTGCGTTAAAGGATGAAGTCGGGCAGATAACCTCGTTGCTTGATGTGATTAACAGCATTGCTGATCAAACCAATCTGCTGGCTCTGAATGCGGCTATTGAGGCGGCGCGCGCCGGTGAAGCTGGTCGGGGCTTTTCTGTTGTTGCCGACGAAGTGAGAGCACTGGCAAGCCGCTCGCAGCAAAGTACCGAAGAAATTGGCCAGCTAATTGAAAAAATGAACCGCTCTTCAGCAGAGTCAGTCCTGGCCATGGAAAAAGCAGAAGCCGCCGCCAGCGGTGGCATTCATCTTGTTGAACTGGTTACAACGGCCATGCGCGAGCTAAGTGAGACCATTGATCAAGTGCAGAATATGGCTAACCTTGTCTCTGCTGCAACCAACGAGCAGGAAAGCACCTCTAAAGTCGTATTAGGCAGTGTTAACACGGTCAATTCGTTATCCAGTGAACTGCGCACCGGCGCCAGCCAAATCAGCAGCGCTGCCCATGAACTGGCCAATATTGCCAGCAACACCCAGGTAATGGTTGATCGGTTTAAAGTCTGA